From Methyloterricola oryzae, the proteins below share one genomic window:
- a CDS encoding formyltransferase family protein, with product MRILLLGPERLSLLGFLKTFGDEVSRTEERLPTLTRSRPDYDFIVSYGYRHLIRPDWIAAFPQQVVNLHISYLPWNRGSDPNLWSFLDDTPKGVSLHFVDAGLDTGPLIAQREVAMQEAQETLASSYVCLNEAMEELFREHWPVIRAGKSVPVKQIGAGSSHRLKDREAVAHLLTQGWKTPVSELVAAYRAMKEAGIA from the coding sequence ATGCGTATTCTGCTCTTGGGCCCTGAGCGTCTAAGCCTCCTGGGTTTTTTGAAAACCTTCGGCGACGAAGTTAGCCGGACCGAGGAGCGCTTGCCGACGCTCACCCGGTCCAGGCCTGATTACGATTTTATCGTCAGTTATGGCTACCGCCATCTGATCCGACCGGACTGGATCGCGGCCTTCCCGCAACAAGTTGTCAATCTGCACATTTCCTATTTGCCATGGAATCGGGGATCGGACCCGAATCTCTGGTCGTTTCTGGACGATACCCCCAAGGGTGTCAGCCTTCACTTCGTCGATGCGGGGCTCGACACTGGCCCGCTTATCGCCCAGCGCGAGGTCGCCATGCAGGAAGCTCAGGAGACCCTGGCAAGCAGTTATGTGTGCCTCAACGAGGCGATGGAAGAATTGTTTCGTGAGCATTGGCCCGTCATCCGCGCAGGCAAGTCCGTTCCCGTGAAGCAAATCGGCGCAGGCAGCAGCCACCGGCTCAAGGACCGAGAAGCGGTGGCCCACCTGCTGACACAGGGATGGAAAACGCCCGTGTCGGAATTGGTAGCCGCCTATCGCGCCATGAAGGAGGCTGGAATTGCATAG
- the pseG gene encoding UDP-2,4-diacetamido-2,4,6-trideoxy-beta-L-altropyranose hydrolase has product MRVLFRADASTSIGSGHVMRCLALAAELHRQGASHTAFICRDLPGSLAKAIRAGGHRLYLLPNNADWTAAADARTCLAALETTNWDWLVVDHYELDPAWEDCLRRHAKRVLAIDDLGGRHLCDLLLDQNLKSGIHDLYAQHTPATCRKLLGPRYALMRRQFVDARNIRSDDSRVRRILVCFGGGDTTLPLQKTLAALHYPGKAGVAIDVVLARSDRSLLEQECLGLPSVILHDGVEDMAHLMAQADLAIGAGGSSTWERCCMGLPALTVSLADNQDAIAEQADRIGVARHLGRLETLTVQGLSRAVHDLIDDSAGRTAMSRAGMALVDGLGAKRVVQAMGEI; this is encoded by the coding sequence ATGAGAGTTCTATTCCGCGCCGATGCTTCGACATCCATAGGCAGCGGCCATGTGATGCGTTGCCTGGCGCTCGCCGCGGAACTGCACCGCCAGGGCGCGAGCCACACGGCATTTATTTGCCGCGACTTGCCCGGCAGTCTCGCTAAGGCGATCCGCGCCGGCGGACATCGTCTGTATCTGTTACCAAACAATGCGGATTGGACGGCAGCGGCTGATGCGCGCACCTGTCTGGCGGCACTGGAAACTACCAATTGGGATTGGCTGGTGGTGGACCATTACGAACTAGACCCAGCCTGGGAAGACTGTCTGAGGCGACATGCCAAACGGGTTCTCGCCATTGACGATCTGGGCGGACGACACTTATGCGATTTGTTGCTCGACCAGAATCTCAAATCCGGAATTCACGACCTTTACGCCCAGCACACACCGGCCACCTGCCGGAAACTGCTTGGACCGCGGTACGCCTTAATGCGGCGACAGTTCGTGGACGCCCGCAATATCCGGTCAGACGACTCTCGGGTACGTCGGATCTTGGTTTGCTTCGGCGGAGGTGATACCACCTTGCCACTGCAGAAGACGCTGGCGGCGCTGCATTATCCCGGGAAAGCGGGGGTCGCCATCGATGTCGTGCTGGCGCGATCCGACCGCTCGCTTCTCGAACAGGAATGTCTGGGCCTGCCCTCCGTCATTTTGCACGACGGCGTGGAAGACATGGCGCATCTGATGGCGCAGGCAGATCTGGCCATTGGCGCGGGGGGCAGCAGCACCTGGGAACGCTGCTGCATGGGACTGCCCGCCCTGACGGTAAGCCTGGCCGACAATCAGGACGCCATCGCCGAACAAGCGGATCGGATCGGTGTGGCCCGACACCTAGGGCGCCTTGAGACCCTCACCGTGCAAGGGCTCAGTCGCGCCGTTCACGACCTGATCGACGATTCCGCCGGAAGAACCGCAATGTCGCGGGCCGGCATGGCGCTGGTCGACGGCCTCGGGGCAAAACGAGTTGTACAAGCCATGGGGGAAATCTGA
- a CDS encoding rhamnan synthesis F family protein, translating into MKPAAILYFLWDKNLSVLDSYLSRCSRVVITGHGFCTPELMSVVDRHGSALVRVEDLLTSEDHGCLASEFEQRYQKCRESLQPSAVTDPLNGLAAREKVLETLEEQLPAALQWIKALEQASSCYAIDLLAVNEEYMLFARSAVAWARARGIPSLHLIHGLALSTPYTVHRHADADITAVFGERGVEPYQDMGIPDERLRVTGNPAWDGYPQLAAAREDVRKELLASAELSPDRPVVVFATTWTADLTVIHDTSIPAELMRQVFRAVKVLLDTEGLALQLVVKDRPGADYVQVGREQALALARREGLEEEDFWYQTTDTARWVVAADVLIACDSNISVEAMMAGVPAINLLNLNGLRLGPSFDADSGILEVEPAQLAAALRRLLTDAAFREHQLQQAHARVGYYNLGFDGSASERVASLMLEMARPCRQGPDAMPPAPRHFVWQSLDAHSSAVEDIQAEYHHHVRHELIALFQRAPNRILDVGCAAGVTGEAIKRQFPEATVIGIELNESILGLARKRLDRVIAGRIEELNLLDHDIHPGSIDTVILADVLEHTYNPWGVLERLKPYLTVDAQVIASIPNSRHLSLLADLAHGNWTYREEGLLDITHIRFFTLAEIEKLFRETGYVIEQVDATRTLDFPKVKPGGSLTVGKLVLKDLSEQDIFELQAFQFLVRARPTDSRTGLSVAPPVKIAVVLHLYYEDLWPEFRNAIKQIDQPFTLFVTCPTEKFSGTSALVSFDFPDAQIFPHENRGRDILPFLSLLPSLISDGFEIVCKLHSKRSGHVEQLNAPGVKQECSELGIDPSIFLERDKWRHDELNCLLGNPVLINNIIAGLNASSGHGFVVGEAFDCPLAFRMAKNIDLVSKLASRLGIPLYDFTNQRFPAGSMFWARTDALKPLLDLNLQSSDFPDEKGQFDGTAAHAIERIFYLAATLTTNSNVLLSDGGKVFERDGESRAVERSPYQLWRTRHDNAALNSASADNDLDSCRFMLFGGEMPPALLINTLDSLATFFVPDWSLSIFSTSAAPDAMFDELENLEWVKVDDPAELHAAITARADRADETWLIIAPCGVAFEMRLPWMLAQYGRLNKNSHLYYTDSDVTFPGRSVAEGFLRPDFNLDLLRSCDYLGELLAIRRTSFLEVGGLAVSNAAMLYDLALRVLDRFGESALGHIDDVLYHVPENCLRVPEAGAHRQALLQHLERNQIRSFISDGMIPGTWRVTYLPEGHPKVSILIPTKDQVDLLRACVDSILAMTKYPDYEIIIVDNQSTQAETRKYFESLKVHAGEVRVLTYAKPFNFSAICNLAAREATGEYFLLLNNDTEVLQDAWLDLMMYHAQRPEIGIVGAKLLFPGSKQVQHAGVLLGLGGIAEHPFLGLLGPNDPGYMARAVVDQDLSAVTAACLLIRRSVYEQVGGLDENRFKVCYNDIDLCLKVGQAGYKVLWTPHVMLIHHGSASQQAEARQPHKALKAQERFEREREAMVEKWLPNLARDPAYNRHLSLIHRDFRVESDFVVNWDPRIPPQKTRILAWTLDGAPCEYRVKIPLQALNQAQATESSLVYPPGMGMIRSLLVPEIVRAAPHIFTTSVFLGLEDHLDMLRQLKKYTEIPLVMHLDDFVTAVPKGSGVYEKRHTPGNLKKILAQADRIVTSTQPIYQSAKDLCADIMLLPNYLPRFLWEGLASRPRQGQRPRVGWAGAMQHGGDLALITEVVKATATEVDWVFFGMCPDELLGSVCEFHPFGAFNAYPPKLASLNLDLAIAPLENNKFNEGKSNLRLLEYGFLGWPVVCSDVLPYRDAPVKRVSNKPSAWIEAIRERVNDLDAAEREGQELQHWVLDGWMLEDHLEEWAKAYSFGV; encoded by the coding sequence ATGAAGCCTGCCGCCATTCTTTATTTCCTGTGGGATAAAAACCTGTCCGTGCTGGACAGTTACCTTTCCCGTTGCAGCCGCGTCGTGATAACCGGCCACGGCTTTTGTACCCCCGAATTGATGTCCGTGGTCGATCGCCACGGTTCCGCGCTGGTTCGGGTGGAGGACCTGCTCACGTCAGAGGATCACGGCTGTCTTGCCAGCGAATTTGAACAACGCTATCAGAAGTGCCGGGAATCCTTGCAGCCGTCGGCGGTTACGGACCCGCTCAATGGGCTGGCAGCCAGGGAGAAGGTCCTGGAAACCCTGGAGGAGCAGTTGCCCGCCGCCTTGCAATGGATCAAGGCTCTTGAACAGGCATCTTCCTGCTACGCAATCGACCTGCTGGCCGTAAACGAAGAGTACATGCTGTTCGCTAGAAGCGCCGTGGCGTGGGCACGCGCGCGCGGCATTCCGTCGCTGCACCTGATCCACGGACTGGCCCTAAGCACACCATACACGGTACACCGTCACGCCGACGCCGACATCACGGCCGTGTTCGGCGAACGCGGTGTGGAGCCATACCAGGACATGGGAATACCGGATGAGCGCCTGCGCGTCACCGGCAACCCTGCCTGGGACGGCTACCCCCAATTAGCCGCCGCGCGCGAGGACGTCCGCAAGGAACTTCTGGCCTCGGCGGAATTGTCTCCGGATCGACCCGTGGTGGTATTTGCGACGACATGGACCGCCGACCTGACGGTGATTCACGACACGAGCATCCCAGCGGAGTTGATGCGGCAGGTTTTCCGCGCGGTGAAGGTTCTTCTTGATACAGAGGGGCTGGCCCTGCAGCTTGTCGTCAAGGATCGGCCGGGTGCCGACTATGTCCAGGTCGGTCGGGAGCAGGCCTTGGCGCTTGCCCGCCGCGAAGGTCTGGAGGAGGAGGATTTCTGGTATCAAACCACGGATACCGCAAGATGGGTGGTCGCAGCCGATGTTCTGATTGCCTGCGACTCCAACATTAGCGTCGAGGCCATGATGGCCGGCGTGCCGGCCATCAACTTGCTGAACCTTAATGGTCTGCGCTTGGGCCCTTCGTTCGATGCCGACTCCGGCATCCTGGAGGTCGAACCCGCGCAACTGGCCGCTGCCCTGCGGCGTTTGCTCACCGACGCGGCGTTTCGCGAGCACCAACTGCAGCAGGCCCATGCGCGGGTCGGCTACTACAATCTCGGGTTCGACGGTTCCGCGAGCGAGCGGGTGGCTAGCCTGATGCTAGAAATGGCCAGGCCCTGCCGTCAAGGCCCCGACGCGATGCCGCCCGCCCCTCGTCACTTTGTCTGGCAGTCGCTGGATGCGCACAGCTCAGCGGTCGAAGACATTCAAGCTGAATATCACCACCACGTCCGCCACGAGCTCATCGCCCTGTTTCAGCGCGCGCCCAACCGGATTCTTGACGTCGGCTGCGCGGCCGGGGTGACTGGGGAAGCGATCAAGCGCCAATTTCCAGAGGCCACCGTCATTGGAATCGAATTGAACGAGTCCATCCTGGGCTTGGCACGTAAGCGTCTGGACCGGGTCATCGCGGGGCGGATCGAAGAGCTCAATCTGCTCGATCACGACATACACCCAGGTTCCATCGACACCGTGATCCTCGCCGATGTGCTCGAGCATACTTATAACCCTTGGGGTGTCTTGGAGCGACTGAAGCCATACCTGACTGTCGATGCGCAGGTGATCGCCAGCATTCCCAACAGCCGGCATCTGAGCCTGCTCGCAGACCTGGCCCATGGCAACTGGACTTATCGGGAAGAAGGCCTGCTCGACATCACGCACATCCGCTTTTTTACGCTCGCCGAAATCGAGAAGTTGTTTAGGGAGACCGGATACGTTATCGAGCAAGTGGATGCTACACGTACATTGGATTTTCCCAAAGTAAAGCCTGGGGGCAGCCTCACCGTCGGCAAGCTGGTCCTTAAGGATCTGAGCGAGCAGGACATTTTCGAACTGCAGGCGTTTCAGTTCTTGGTCCGCGCTAGGCCGACCGATTCTCGCACCGGCCTGTCCGTGGCCCCACCCGTCAAAATCGCCGTGGTCCTTCATCTGTATTACGAGGACCTATGGCCGGAGTTTCGGAATGCCATCAAACAAATAGATCAGCCATTTACCCTATTCGTTACGTGTCCTACGGAAAAGTTTTCAGGTACCAGTGCATTGGTCTCATTCGACTTCCCGGATGCGCAGATCTTTCCACACGAAAACCGTGGACGTGACATCCTGCCCTTTCTTTCCCTGTTGCCAAGCCTTATTTCTGACGGGTTCGAAATCGTCTGCAAGCTGCACTCAAAAAGGTCTGGTCACGTCGAGCAATTGAATGCCCCCGGTGTCAAACAGGAGTGCTCCGAACTCGGCATAGACCCGTCGATCTTTCTGGAGAGAGACAAGTGGCGCCACGACGAATTGAACTGTCTGCTCGGTAATCCGGTTCTGATCAATAACATTATTGCGGGGCTCAACGCTTCAAGTGGGCACGGATTTGTCGTTGGGGAGGCATTCGACTGCCCGCTGGCCTTCCGGATGGCCAAAAACATCGACCTGGTGAGCAAGCTTGCATCAAGGCTAGGAATACCCCTGTATGACTTCACTAATCAGCGCTTCCCGGCCGGTTCGATGTTCTGGGCAAGAACCGACGCATTGAAACCCCTCCTCGATCTGAATCTCCAATCATCAGATTTTCCTGATGAGAAAGGGCAGTTCGACGGCACCGCGGCACACGCAATCGAGCGCATTTTCTACCTAGCCGCCACACTGACAACGAATTCGAATGTGCTGCTGAGCGATGGGGGCAAGGTCTTCGAACGTGATGGGGAAAGCAGAGCTGTTGAGCGCTCGCCTTACCAACTATGGCGCACGCGCCACGATAACGCAGCCCTGAATAGTGCTAGCGCCGACAACGACCTGGACAGCTGCAGATTCATGCTTTTCGGGGGCGAGATGCCACCGGCATTACTGATCAACACGCTGGATTCTCTTGCAACATTCTTTGTGCCCGATTGGAGCCTGAGCATCTTCAGCACCAGCGCTGCACCCGATGCCATGTTCGATGAATTGGAGAACCTGGAGTGGGTAAAGGTGGATGACCCTGCCGAGCTTCACGCCGCGATCACGGCCCGGGCCGACCGCGCCGATGAAACATGGCTGATCATTGCCCCTTGCGGAGTCGCGTTCGAAATGCGCCTTCCCTGGATGCTGGCACAGTACGGCCGGCTGAATAAAAATTCGCACCTATATTACACCGATTCGGATGTAACATTTCCCGGTCGCAGCGTGGCGGAAGGCTTTCTGCGTCCGGATTTTAACTTGGACCTGCTGCGCTCTTGCGACTATCTTGGCGAACTTCTGGCTATTCGCCGCACATCTTTCTTGGAGGTCGGCGGGCTCGCGGTTTCGAACGCCGCCATGCTTTACGACCTTGCTTTGCGCGTTCTCGACCGTTTCGGAGAAAGTGCGCTGGGGCACATCGATGACGTACTTTACCATGTGCCCGAAAACTGCCTTCGCGTACCCGAAGCGGGAGCGCACCGACAAGCACTGCTCCAACATCTGGAACGTAATCAAATAAGGAGCTTCATCTCTGACGGCATGATTCCGGGTACTTGGCGGGTGACATACCTACCTGAGGGCCACCCTAAAGTATCCATCCTTATTCCCACAAAAGATCAAGTCGATCTGCTGCGTGCCTGTGTCGACAGCATTCTGGCAATGACCAAGTATCCCGACTACGAGATCATAATTGTCGACAATCAAAGCACGCAGGCGGAGACCCGCAAGTATTTCGAGTCATTGAAGGTCCATGCCGGTGAGGTCCGGGTATTGACATACGCCAAGCCGTTCAACTTTTCTGCCATTTGCAATCTCGCGGCCAGGGAGGCCACCGGCGAGTACTTTTTGCTCCTGAACAACGATACTGAAGTCCTACAAGACGCCTGGCTGGACTTGATGATGTATCACGCCCAGCGCCCGGAGATTGGAATCGTCGGGGCCAAGCTCCTGTTTCCAGGGAGCAAGCAGGTCCAGCATGCCGGCGTATTGCTCGGCTTGGGCGGCATTGCGGAGCATCCCTTTCTGGGTCTGCTCGGACCAAATGACCCAGGTTACATGGCACGAGCGGTGGTTGACCAGGACTTGTCAGCAGTCACGGCTGCCTGTCTGCTAATCCGCCGCAGTGTCTACGAGCAGGTGGGAGGGCTCGACGAAAACCGATTCAAGGTCTGCTATAATGACATTGATCTTTGCCTGAAAGTTGGCCAGGCGGGTTACAAAGTGCTTTGGACGCCGCACGTGATGCTGATACATCATGGCAGCGCCAGCCAGCAGGCCGAGGCCCGTCAGCCCCACAAGGCGCTCAAGGCCCAAGAGCGGTTTGAACGCGAGCGCGAGGCGATGGTTGAAAAGTGGCTGCCCAACCTGGCCCGAGACCCCGCCTATAACCGACACCTCAGCCTCATTCACCGAGACTTTCGGGTCGAATCTGACTTCGTCGTCAACTGGGATCCACGCATCCCACCCCAAAAAACCCGCATTCTCGCTTGGACCCTTGACGGCGCACCCTGCGAATACCGGGTCAAAATTCCCCTGCAAGCCCTGAATCAGGCCCAGGCGACGGAGTCTAGCCTGGTTTACCCACCAGGCATGGGCATGATCCGCAGCCTCTTGGTGCCGGAGATCGTTCGAGCCGCGCCACACATCTTCACGACCTCGGTTTTCCTGGGGCTGGAAGATCATCTCGATATGCTGCGGCAGTTGAAGAAATACACCGAAATCCCTCTGGTTATGCACTTGGACGACTTCGTAACAGCGGTACCGAAAGGCAGCGGGGTATACGAGAAGCGACACACACCGGGCAACCTGAAGAAGATTTTGGCTCAGGCCGACCGTATAGTGACCTCGACGCAGCCCATTTATCAGTCGGCAAAGGACCTGTGTGCCGATATCATGCTGTTACCGAACTATCTTCCGCGCTTCCTATGGGAAGGTTTGGCCTCCCGTCCGCGCCAGGGACAAAGGCCGCGTGTGGGTTGGGCCGGAGCTATGCAACATGGAGGAGACCTGGCGCTGATCACCGAAGTGGTGAAAGCGACCGCGACCGAAGTCGACTGGGTTTTTTTCGGGATGTGTCCTGACGAACTGCTGGGTTCAGTCTGCGAATTCCATCCCTTCGGTGCCTTCAATGCTTATCCGCCCAAACTGGCCAGTCTAAATCTCGACTTAGCCATCGCGCCTCTCGAAAACAACAAGTTCAACGAAGGCAAGTCCAACCTGCGCCTGCTTGAATACGGCTTTCTGGGGTGGCCGGTGGTCTGCTCAGATGTTCTGCCCTACCGCGATGCACCGGTGAAGCGTGTCAGCAACAAGCCGTCTGCCTGGATCGAAGCGATTCGAGAGCGCGTGAACGACCTTGATGCCGCCGAGCGGGAAGGCCAGGAGTTACAGCACTGGGTTCTTGACGGTTGGATGCTTGAAGACCATTTGGAGGAATGGGCCAAGGCCTATAGCTTCGGGGTCTAG
- a CDS encoding class I SAM-dependent methyltransferase has product MQVNELIQWKTQAWKDPQMVAWYDQRMRDESGINRLKNHIEIRLCSALAAGEELLDVGTGTGRASIPLARQGFKVSAVDSSQAMLKQCALLAGDLKMEFKVADVATLPFRAGRFNTVMGLNVLVHFPHVDSVLREWQRVCKPGGRLFFDLLSKDHYCAAHGISEPEADRQLNNVQFDRYNMALSSRDVVNLADSLGLSIVSVIPYGFFIMGYPNYWLEKTLERTHSWKRFLGLLKSDDSLFNFAAFIDANLVNLLPPLAAPRIMIAFDNKPDRDGNQAWFERWSNFQREAATREIDLAFLRSRIPTLDENWRRELNGHLRHPRNLVFLYQTFETLRLVLPSLNLEGLIDGEWLSTLESWRRQDAADRQLMDFCRNWPAGTGAATALDFAGIPLAPGFEYALMNRLVACYNVRKADAL; this is encoded by the coding sequence ATGCAAGTGAATGAATTGATCCAGTGGAAAACGCAGGCCTGGAAGGACCCGCAGATGGTCGCCTGGTACGACCAGCGCATGCGCGACGAATCAGGGATCAACCGGCTGAAGAACCATATCGAAATCCGGTTGTGCTCTGCCTTGGCGGCGGGGGAAGAATTGCTGGATGTAGGAACCGGAACTGGGCGGGCATCAATTCCCCTCGCCAGGCAGGGCTTCAAGGTCAGTGCCGTTGACAGTTCTCAGGCCATGCTGAAGCAATGCGCCTTGTTGGCTGGAGACCTCAAGATGGAATTCAAAGTGGCGGATGTGGCCACGCTACCTTTTCGCGCTGGGCGTTTCAATACGGTCATGGGACTGAACGTACTGGTCCATTTCCCGCACGTGGACTCAGTCCTTCGCGAGTGGCAGCGCGTCTGCAAACCCGGTGGGCGACTTTTTTTCGATCTCCTCTCCAAGGACCACTATTGCGCGGCACATGGCATCTCCGAACCGGAAGCAGACAGGCAGCTGAACAACGTCCAGTTCGACCGCTACAACATGGCCCTCTCTAGCCGTGACGTCGTCAACCTGGCCGATTCCCTGGGCTTGTCCATCGTCAGCGTCATCCCTTACGGTTTCTTCATCATGGGCTATCCAAACTACTGGCTGGAGAAAACCTTGGAGAGGACCCATAGCTGGAAGCGCTTCCTCGGCCTGCTCAAATCGGATGACTCGCTCTTTAACTTCGCCGCGTTCATCGACGCCAACCTGGTCAACCTGCTGCCCCCACTGGCAGCCCCGCGTATTATGATCGCCTTCGACAACAAACCAGACAGGGATGGCAACCAAGCGTGGTTTGAGCGATGGTCCAACTTTCAACGCGAAGCCGCCACCCGTGAAATAGATCTGGCCTTTCTGCGTAGCCGCATCCCGACCCTAGACGAAAACTGGCGGCGTGAGCTGAACGGCCACCTCCGTCACCCACGGAACCTCGTTTTCCTATATCAGACGTTCGAGACCTTGCGGCTAGTATTGCCGTCGCTGAACCTGGAGGGCCTGATTGACGGGGAATGGCTGAGCACTCTGGAGAGTTGGCGTAGGCAGGACGCGGCGGATCGTCAGCTCATGGATTTCTGCCGTAACTGGCCGGCAGGGACAGGGGCCGCAACGGCGCTCGATTTCGCGGGCATCCCGCTGGCGCCCGGCTTCGAATACGCGTTGATGAACCGCTTGGTCGCTTGCTACAACGTCCGAAAGGCTGACGCCTTATGA
- the pseF gene encoding pseudaminic acid cytidylyltransferase has product MRLAVIPARGGSARIPRKNIRLFAGRPIIAHSIEAALSAGLFDRVMVSTEDTEIAQVAQHWGAEIPFMRPPSLADAHTGTHAVVRQAVQWHLEHSQPVEHACCIYATAPFVRAQDLSEAYRKLVESGKSFVFSVTQFEFPIQRALSLSRDGAVHALYPQFRETRSQDLEPAWHDAGQFYWGTAGAWLDNTALFSPASLGFALPSHRVQDIDTEEDWQRAEVLFEILARGLGQK; this is encoded by the coding sequence ATGAGGCTTGCCGTGATTCCCGCACGTGGCGGCAGCGCACGCATTCCGCGGAAGAATATCCGACTTTTCGCCGGCCGCCCCATCATCGCACATTCGATTGAGGCCGCCTTGAGCGCCGGCCTTTTCGATCGGGTCATGGTATCCACCGAGGATACGGAAATCGCGCAAGTGGCCCAGCACTGGGGGGCTGAGATACCGTTCATGAGGCCGCCCAGTCTTGCCGATGCGCATACCGGTACCCACGCGGTGGTGAGACAGGCCGTCCAATGGCATTTGGAGCACAGTCAGCCGGTCGAGCATGCCTGCTGCATCTACGCTACCGCGCCGTTCGTCCGCGCGCAGGACCTTTCCGAAGCCTACAGAAAGCTCGTGGAATCTGGAAAGTCGTTCGTTTTTTCGGTAACCCAGTTCGAATTCCCGATCCAGCGGGCGCTATCCCTCAGCCGGGACGGGGCCGTCCATGCCCTTTACCCTCAGTTCCGGGAGACCCGCTCCCAGGACCTGGAGCCCGCTTGGCACGACGCCGGCCAATTCTACTGGGGGACCGCCGGAGCGTGGCTCGATAATACCGCGCTGTTTTCCCCGGCTTCGCTGGGATTCGCGTTACCTTCGCACCGGGTCCAGGATATCGACACTGAGGAGGACTGGCAGCGCGCCGAAGTGCTATTCGAAATACTAGCCAGGGGCCTTGGGCAGAAATGA
- the pseI gene encoding pseudaminic acid synthase produces MIAEMSGNHNQSLERALAIVDAASRAGAHALKIQTYTADTMTLDLDVGEFHIEHPLWGGQSLHKLYRQAYTPWEWHAPIFARARSLGLIPFSTPFDESAVDFLESLGAPAYKIASFENTDLPLIRKAAATGKPLILSTGMANLAELDETVRAARAAGCRELILLKCTSTYPASPENSHLRTIAHMRDMFNCEVGLSDHTMGIGAAVAAVALGATVIEKHFTLSRADGGVDAAFSLEPGELASLVIESERAWKALGEVNYGPHDAERQSMVFRRSLYIIRDLVAGERLSAENVRAIRPGFGLPTKYLDVIIGRPVRSDVAKGTPVSWDLI; encoded by the coding sequence GTGATTGCGGAAATGTCCGGCAATCACAACCAGTCCTTGGAAAGGGCTTTGGCCATCGTCGACGCAGCCAGCCGGGCGGGTGCCCATGCCCTTAAAATTCAGACCTATACCGCCGACACGATGACCCTGGACTTAGATGTAGGCGAGTTCCACATCGAGCATCCCCTATGGGGCGGCCAATCCCTGCATAAGCTTTACCGCCAAGCCTACACTCCCTGGGAGTGGCACGCGCCGATCTTTGCCCGGGCACGGTCGCTGGGACTCATTCCATTTTCCACGCCATTCGACGAGAGCGCCGTCGATTTCCTGGAATCTCTCGGCGCACCGGCTTACAAGATTGCCTCGTTCGAGAATACTGACCTGCCGCTTATCCGCAAGGCGGCGGCTACCGGGAAACCCCTCATCCTGTCCACCGGCATGGCCAACCTGGCGGAGCTTGATGAGACCGTGAGGGCCGCTCGCGCCGCAGGATGCCGGGAACTCATCCTACTCAAATGCACCAGCACCTACCCTGCCAGCCCGGAAAACTCTCATCTGCGCACCATTGCGCATATGCGCGACATGTTCAATTGCGAAGTAGGGTTGTCCGACCACACGATGGGCATCGGTGCCGCCGTGGCCGCTGTGGCTCTCGGGGCCACGGTGATTGAAAAGCACTTTACGCTGTCGCGCGCCGACGGTGGCGTGGACGCCGCGTTTTCGCTGGAGCCAGGCGAATTGGCCAGTCTGGTGATCGAAAGCGAACGGGCGTGGAAAGCTCTAGGCGAAGTCAATTACGGCCCACACGATGCCGAACGCCAATCCATGGTTTTCCGCCGCTCCCTCTACATCATCCGCGATTTGGTTGCTGGCGAGCGTTTGTCTGCCGAGAATGTCCGCGCGATACGGCCAGGATTCGGGTTGCCAACCAAGTACCTCGACGTGATCATCGGGAGGCCGGTCCGGAGCGATGTCGCAAAGGGTACCCCCGTAAGCTGGGATTTAATTTAG